One Simkaniaceae bacterium DNA window includes the following coding sequences:
- the hemF gene encoding oxygen-dependent coproporphyrinogen oxidase produces the protein MDTIRNKYVSYFKELRENILSAFESLEPTARFERKPWNHTSGGSGEIGLLRGDVFEKAGVNFSAVEGAQFPAQDAEGPFFATGVSLVTHMLSPKMPTVHMNVRMISTPNETWVGGGYDLTPMGMDDDEDKVAFHHVAKEALDSIDVSLYPLFYQNAKEYFYIPHRKRERGVGGIFFDHFHSDHPEKDFELIRIVGDSFLDAIMPIYQKKKDCPFTPEDKEMQLKYRAHYAEFNLVYDRGTKFGFNSGANPEAILVSMPPLAKW, from the coding sequence ATGGATACAATACGAAATAAATATGTCAGCTATTTTAAAGAACTTAGAGAAAATATTTTGAGTGCTTTTGAATCGCTGGAACCGACAGCGCGCTTCGAGAGAAAACCTTGGAATCACACGAGTGGCGGAAGCGGAGAAATAGGTCTTTTGAGAGGCGACGTGTTTGAAAAAGCCGGCGTCAACTTTTCAGCTGTTGAAGGAGCTCAATTTCCTGCACAAGATGCGGAAGGGCCTTTTTTTGCAACGGGAGTCAGTCTAGTCACACATATGTTAAGTCCCAAAATGCCAACCGTTCATATGAACGTACGGATGATTTCTACGCCGAATGAAACTTGGGTCGGCGGTGGGTACGATCTCACGCCGATGGGAATGGATGATGATGAAGATAAAGTGGCATTTCACCATGTTGCAAAAGAAGCTTTAGACTCAATAGACGTCTCTTTATATCCCCTCTTTTATCAAAATGCCAAAGAGTATTTCTATATCCCTCATCGCAAGCGCGAGCGCGGTGTGGGAGGCATCTTTTTTGATCACTTCCACTCAGATCATCCCGAAAAAGATTTTGAATTGATCCGCATTGTAGGCGATAGCTTTTTGGACGCCATTATGCCCATTTATCAAAAGAAAAAAGATTGTCCCTTTACGCCTGAAGATAAAGAAATGCAACTCAAATACCGCGCTCACTATGCCGAATTTAATTTGGTGTATGACCGCGGCACAAAATTTGGATTCAACTCGGGGGCTAATCCCGAAGCCATTTTAGTTTCAATGCCACCCCTTGCTAAGTGGTAG
- the hemG gene encoding protoporphyrinogen oxidase, which yields MKKSVAVIGGGISGLSLAYLLQNHQSVTLFEKSDRLGGVMQTKENKDFLFEAGPRTFPFSRSQSLLQLLKELQLEGEVIRSDPSSEIRYLCCDGSLEKVPQLFKEIIRSPLTKGFTRAILLDLFAKRGPKDETIASFCHRHFGVQITQQWIDPIVKGVYAGDIEELSIVSAFPFLKEMEKEHRSILLANLFKKKKRDSTERGLFSLKGGVKRLIEALESRLLDIRKESFVSEIRFEEGRAHLCVNHEWHAFDHVYLTVEPQVAKKILPKAFETYFSHVKTVSLCSVNLGYYRQKNPFKGFGCLAPTKEKEFFLGIVFDSSIFPQQNKSEDELRLTVMIGGPYHASVRLSDEKLETISRYAVQKYLHIDTSPDLIQINRYDQAIVSCLPGHVEKMQELKRALASYPISLHGTYLSGASVNACIQASYAEMS from the coding sequence ATGAAAAAATCAGTTGCAGTCATTGGTGGGGGGATTTCGGGTCTCTCTCTTGCCTATCTGTTGCAAAATCATCAGAGCGTGACGCTATTTGAAAAATCGGATCGGCTTGGTGGAGTGATGCAAACAAAGGAGAATAAAGATTTTCTTTTTGAAGCAGGCCCGCGCACTTTCCCTTTTTCCCGTTCTCAATCACTACTTCAGCTTTTGAAAGAGCTTCAGCTTGAGGGCGAAGTGATTCGTTCAGATCCCTCTTCGGAGATCCGTTATTTATGCTGTGACGGGTCTTTAGAAAAAGTGCCTCAACTGTTCAAAGAAATCATCCGATCGCCTCTAACTAAGGGATTCACTCGAGCGATTCTTTTAGATTTATTTGCTAAGCGCGGACCAAAAGATGAAACAATTGCTTCATTTTGCCATCGCCATTTTGGAGTGCAGATAACGCAGCAATGGATTGATCCCATCGTTAAAGGGGTCTATGCAGGTGATATCGAAGAGCTATCTATTGTATCGGCATTTCCTTTTTTAAAAGAGATGGAAAAAGAGCACCGCTCCATTCTTCTTGCCAATTTATTTAAAAAAAAGAAACGCGATAGCACTGAAAGAGGACTTTTTTCATTGAAGGGGGGAGTTAAAAGGTTGATCGAAGCGTTGGAGAGCCGCCTTTTGGATATTCGGAAAGAAAGTTTCGTGTCAGAGATTCGTTTTGAAGAAGGTAGAGCACACCTCTGTGTGAACCATGAGTGGCATGCCTTTGATCATGTTTATTTGACAGTTGAGCCGCAAGTAGCAAAAAAGATTTTGCCTAAGGCTTTTGAAACCTATTTTTCGCATGTTAAAACAGTGTCACTTTGCTCGGTTAATTTAGGGTATTATCGGCAAAAGAATCCTTTTAAGGGTTTTGGATGCTTGGCACCGACAAAGGAGAAAGAATTTTTTCTCGGGATCGTCTTTGATTCATCGATTTTTCCTCAGCAAAATAAATCTGAAGATGAACTGCGTTTAACGGTAATGATTGGAGGGCCTTATCATGCTTCCGTTCGTTTAAGTGATGAAAAGCTGGAAACAATCAGCCGCTACGCAGTGCAAAAGTATCTCCATATTGACACCTCACCGGATCTGATTCAAATCAATCGATATGATCAAGCGATTGTTTCTTGTTTGCCCGGCCATGTTGAAAAAATGCAAGAGCTAAAAAGAGCTTTAGCATCCTATCCTATTTCCCTTCATGGGACATATCTGTCCGGTGCTTCCGTTAACGCCTGTATTCAGGCCTCATATGCCGAAATGAGTTGA
- a CDS encoding aminotransferase class I/II-fold pyridoxal phosphate-dependent enzyme, with protein MNTKEAYYKHLLDKKLKQSRYKQLKCILPLDDTHANQNEKPLLNFNSSDFLGLAQHPFVKKNTIKYVLKWGAGSSASRLITSHLETQYQLEKRLACILNRESTFFLNPLQNIHELILSPIAVKEAVLFIDEGIFSQIKKAAHRTSAKILFFHHNDHLHLKQLLEEYPDPDLPKVILSESIFQAFGDLAPIKELVDLSKKHQALLYIDDSLSFAAMGHSGFGLAATKKGIDIVVSSFGRSCGSFGSFVVSSEMMKEFLLSFSPELAADTLLPPAALGAIEASLDLIPDMHEERMRIAYLSKEMREALHDEGIAIGSTTTHIIPVHLRNDNELFSLSHYFVEEQILAQNLKSNGLTTHPTIRLTINALHTKEQIKAFSERLKHWKRPLSYEKAFQ; from the coding sequence ATGAATACAAAAGAAGCTTATTACAAACACCTTCTCGATAAAAAGCTCAAGCAGAGTCGCTACAAGCAGCTCAAATGTATTTTGCCTCTTGACGATACGCATGCAAACCAAAATGAAAAGCCACTACTCAATTTCAATTCTTCCGATTTTTTAGGACTTGCGCAGCACCCTTTCGTCAAAAAAAACACGATTAAATATGTGCTCAAATGGGGCGCAGGCTCTTCTGCTTCCCGACTGATCACGAGTCATTTAGAAACACAATATCAACTAGAAAAACGCCTTGCCTGCATCCTCAATCGAGAATCGACATTTTTCCTTAATCCTCTACAAAATATCCATGAACTCATTTTGTCCCCTATTGCCGTAAAAGAGGCCGTCCTCTTTATCGATGAGGGAATTTTCTCTCAAATAAAAAAAGCGGCACACCGTACGTCTGCTAAAATACTTTTTTTTCACCACAATGATCACTTGCATTTGAAACAACTTCTTGAAGAGTATCCTGACCCCGATCTCCCGAAAGTGATTTTATCTGAATCGATCTTTCAAGCATTTGGCGATCTAGCTCCGATTAAAGAACTGGTCGATCTCTCTAAAAAACACCAAGCCCTTCTATATATTGACGACTCTTTGAGTTTTGCTGCAATGGGACACAGTGGATTTGGCCTTGCCGCTACAAAAAAAGGCATTGATATCGTGGTTTCTTCCTTTGGTCGATCTTGTGGAAGTTTCGGCTCTTTTGTCGTTAGCAGTGAAATGATGAAAGAATTCCTCCTTTCTTTTTCACCCGAACTCGCAGCCGATACGTTATTGCCTCCGGCAGCCCTCGGAGCCATCGAAGCCTCTCTTGACCTCATCCCCGATATGCACGAAGAGAGGATGCGCATCGCCTACCTCAGCAAAGAAATGCGCGAAGCTCTTCATGACGAGGGAATTGCAATCGGATCAACAACAACACACATTATTCCCGTTCATCTCAGAAATGATAATGAACTCTTCAGCCTTTCCCACTATTTTGTCGAAGAACAAATTCTCGCTCAAAACTTAAAATCAAATGGATTAACGACACATCCCACCATACGCCTCACAATCAACGCACTCCATACTAAAGAGCAAATCAAAGCCTTCTCAGAGCGCCTCAAACACTGGAAACGCCCTTTATCTTATGAAAAGGCGTTTCAATAG
- a CDS encoding LL-diaminopimelate aminotransferase codes for MAHIKDHLQTIETNYIFSFVSEQKRLFDPKQLIDLGIGDIAYPLNDFISNALQKATQEMAGSSKLYGYGPECGYLFLKEAILSQCSAYHSFTPDEVIITDGIATPITLFPLLMHPSTRFAIQSPSYPAYLEIMKLQGTAPSHIELLPAQYKETLSFPLPTSKVDVIYLCSPHNPTGIALTRQELKQWVEYAKQNDALILYDGAYQAFITRDEVPSSIYEIEGADEVALEFCSFSKSAGFTGLRCGYFICPQKIHVRANGHLTSLLKLVTYARIVTSNGVAYPVQKAAEMALSFEGKKHIGRDIAKYHEATAVLKEGLNQLGFTSYGGIDCPYIWWKIPTDQTSISFFEFLLNQLHIVAVPGSGFGKDSEGYMRLSGLTTIEKATQAIQRLTTTYREVYAH; via the coding sequence ATGGCCCACATAAAAGATCATCTCCAAACAATTGAAACGAATTATATTTTTAGTTTTGTCAGTGAACAAAAACGCCTTTTTGATCCCAAGCAATTGATCGATCTTGGAATTGGTGATATTGCCTATCCTTTAAATGATTTCATCTCGAATGCCCTCCAAAAAGCAACTCAAGAGATGGCCGGCTCCTCAAAACTCTATGGATATGGCCCTGAATGTGGGTATCTCTTTTTAAAAGAAGCCATTTTGAGTCAATGCAGTGCCTATCACTCATTCACCCCTGATGAAGTCATTATTACTGATGGCATTGCAACACCCATCACCTTATTTCCCCTCTTGATGCACCCCTCCACTCGCTTCGCCATTCAATCCCCCTCTTATCCCGCTTATTTAGAAATCATGAAACTGCAAGGAACGGCCCCCTCTCATATTGAACTGCTTCCCGCGCAATATAAAGAGACGCTTTCTTTTCCCCTTCCGACATCCAAAGTCGATGTCATTTATCTCTGCTCTCCCCACAACCCAACAGGGATTGCGCTAACGCGTCAAGAATTGAAGCAATGGGTTGAATATGCAAAACAAAATGATGCCCTCATTTTGTATGACGGAGCTTATCAAGCCTTTATTACACGCGATGAGGTCCCCTCTTCAATTTATGAAATCGAGGGAGCGGATGAAGTGGCCCTTGAATTTTGCAGTTTTTCCAAATCAGCCGGCTTTACCGGATTGCGCTGCGGTTATTTTATTTGCCCCCAAAAAATCCATGTTAGAGCCAATGGCCATCTGACGTCTCTTCTGAAACTCGTGACTTATGCACGCATAGTGACATCGAACGGGGTCGCCTATCCGGTACAAAAAGCAGCGGAAATGGCCCTATCTTTTGAGGGAAAAAAACATATCGGACGCGATATTGCCAAATACCATGAAGCGACAGCAGTTTTAAAAGAAGGGCTCAATCAACTCGGCTTCACCTCATATGGAGGCATCGATTGCCCCTATATTTGGTGGAAAATCCCGACAGATCAGACATCCATCTCCTTTTTTGAGTTTCTGCTCAACCAACTTCATATTGTCGCCGTTCCGGGAAGCGGTTTTGGCAAGGACTCAGAAGGATATATGAGATTATCAGGCCTTACGACAATCGAAAAAGCAACCCAAGCTATCCAACGTCTTACAACTACCTACAGAGAAGTTTATGCGCATTAA
- the rnc gene encoding ribonuclease III, whose translation MFDLELFENNLALIEEKLNYRFKDIALLRMACIHSSFMNEYRDIDFEHNERIEFLGDAVLGLIVCDELYRLLSTQDEGKLSHLKSQLIEAPACVKYIDKLGIAEFIMTGRGESRNQGKGRQTILADFFEAVIGAIYLDSGFDRAKAFFLEHFCEDIQEAIDHPEENAKVLLQDHMQKLYKQHPEYHLISEEGPGHDKVFIIGVYFQAEELARGEGASKKEAQLAAAKEALKKIKNLSP comes from the coding sequence ATGTTTGACTTGGAATTATTTGAAAATAATTTAGCTCTTATTGAAGAGAAACTGAATTACCGCTTCAAGGATATTGCCCTTTTGCGCATGGCTTGTATCCATTCTTCTTTTATGAATGAATATCGCGATATCGATTTTGAGCATAATGAAAGGATCGAATTTTTAGGAGATGCCGTTTTGGGACTCATTGTTTGCGACGAACTCTATCGCCTTTTATCCACCCAAGATGAGGGAAAGCTCTCCCATCTCAAATCACAGTTGATTGAGGCGCCGGCCTGTGTGAAATATATAGATAAGTTGGGCATTGCGGAATTCATTATGACGGGAAGAGGAGAGAGCCGCAACCAAGGAAAAGGGCGTCAAACGATTTTGGCTGATTTTTTTGAGGCGGTGATCGGCGCGATTTATCTCGATAGCGGGTTTGACCGGGCTAAGGCCTTTTTTCTTGAGCATTTTTGTGAGGATATCCAAGAGGCCATTGACCATCCGGAAGAGAATGCAAAAGTATTGCTCCAAGATCATATGCAAAAGCTCTATAAGCAACATCCCGAGTATCACTTGATTAGCGAAGAGGGGCCGGGACATGATAAGGTATTTATCATCGGCGTCTATTTTCAGGCCGAAGAACTTGCTCGGGGAGAAGGGGCCTCAAAGAAGGAGGCTCAACTTGCAGCAGCTAAAGAAGCCCTTAAAAAAATTAAAAATCTTTCCCCATGA
- the radA gene encoding DNA repair protein RadA, with amino-acid sequence MATKVKAIWACHECGHQQYKWSGSCPMCQNWDTLVEEKVIDPKSKGRFDIKDTPVAVPVRIDQVTFEDAERTSSGMKEVDRLLGGGIVMGSLSLIGGAPGIGKSTMMLILSQKLAEQGKKVLYICGEESVYQTSLRAKRIGVNHPNIYLYNETVFSHIKDQIELIRPDILIVDSIQIVYKSDIPSLPGSLTQVKEIAMECMHIAKKRGITTFLIGHVTKTGEIAGPRVLEHLVDTVLDFEGDRQHGFRILRAIKNRFGPTDEVAIFEMRSIGLSEVSNPSEVFLSERIRESPGSAIVPTLEGSRAILVEIQALVASANFATSTRRSNGIDQNRLGLLLAVLEKKMGYHFHSLDVYVSIAGGMKIIEPAIDLGILMSIASSFCTKSISSHTIVIGEVGLGGEVRSIPRIESRIKEAIHLGFKQCILPKKNCHSISKSLQNSIDLKGVEMVEEAVDLLLG; translated from the coding sequence ATGGCAACAAAAGTTAAAGCAATTTGGGCCTGTCATGAATGCGGCCATCAGCAATATAAATGGTCGGGAAGTTGTCCCATGTGTCAGAATTGGGATACTCTCGTTGAAGAGAAGGTCATCGATCCCAAATCAAAAGGACGCTTTGATATCAAAGACACTCCGGTCGCTGTCCCTGTTCGGATTGATCAGGTGACATTTGAAGATGCTGAGCGCACCTCATCGGGGATGAAAGAAGTGGATCGCCTGCTTGGCGGCGGCATTGTGATGGGATCTTTATCTCTTATCGGGGGGGCGCCCGGCATAGGCAAATCAACGATGATGCTGATCTTATCTCAGAAATTGGCAGAGCAGGGGAAAAAAGTTTTATATATTTGCGGAGAGGAGTCTGTTTATCAAACATCGCTTCGAGCAAAGCGCATCGGCGTGAACCACCCTAATATTTATCTCTATAATGAAACGGTCTTTTCTCATATTAAAGATCAAATCGAACTGATTCGCCCTGACATTTTAATTGTCGATTCAATTCAAATCGTCTACAAAAGTGATATCCCTTCTCTCCCCGGATCTCTCACGCAGGTGAAAGAGATCGCAATGGAATGCATGCATATTGCTAAAAAAAGAGGGATTACCACTTTTTTGATTGGTCATGTGACAAAAACGGGTGAAATCGCCGGTCCTCGCGTTTTAGAGCATCTTGTCGATACCGTGCTTGACTTTGAAGGGGATCGGCAGCATGGTTTCCGCATTTTACGCGCCATTAAAAATCGTTTTGGTCCTACGGATGAAGTCGCTATTTTTGAAATGCGCTCTATCGGCCTCTCTGAGGTAAGCAATCCTTCAGAGGTGTTTTTAAGTGAGAGAATCCGAGAATCTCCCGGTTCTGCAATTGTTCCGACGCTTGAGGGATCTCGAGCTATTCTCGTTGAAATCCAAGCGCTTGTCGCCTCGGCTAATTTTGCCACCTCAACACGCCGCTCCAATGGAATTGATCAAAACAGATTGGGATTATTGCTTGCCGTTTTAGAAAAGAAAATGGGGTATCATTTCCATTCGCTCGATGTCTATGTATCGATTGCCGGTGGGATGAAAATTATTGAGCCTGCCATTGATTTGGGTATTTTAATGTCGATTGCCTCATCATTTTGCACCAAGTCGATCTCATCACATACCATTGTGATTGGTGAGGTGGGGCTGGGGGGAGAGGTTCGCTCCATTCCCCGCATTGAGAGTCGCATTAAAGAGGCGATCCATCTCGGATTCAAACAATGTATTTTACCGAAAAAAAATTGTCATTCGATTTCAAAATCTTTGCAAAACTCGATTGATTTGAAAGGTGTTGAAATGGTCGAAGAGGCTGTTGACTTACTGCTCGGATAG